In a single window of the Phocoena sinus isolate mPhoSin1 chromosome 7, mPhoSin1.pri, whole genome shotgun sequence genome:
- the HES6 gene encoding transcription cofactor HES-6 isoform X2, with translation MAPLLAPGRDRAAREDEDGCEARGDRKARKPLVEKKRRARINESLQELRLLLAGAEVQAKLENAEVLELTVRRVQGALRGRARGEWRRGARAGARSPGLPLPGTEDFPSWSRARPPRLLEREQLQAEASERFAAGYIQCMHEVHTFVSTCQAIDATVAAELLNHLLESMPLREGSSFRDLLGDALSGPPGAHGRSNWPVPGPGLHSLGIVCILAMETTAWSLSPESLSNRETACPWTILLFVSFQE, from the exons ATGGCTCCGCTCTTGGCGCCCGGCCGGGACCGTGCGGCCCGGGAGGATGAGGACGGCTGCGAGGCGCGGGGGGACCGCAAG GCCCGGAAACCCCTAGTGGAGAAGAAGAGGCGCGCGCGGATCAACGAGAGCTTGCAGGAGCTGCGGCTGCTGCTGGCGGGCGCCGAG GTGCAGGCCAAGCTGGAGAACGCCGAGGTGCTGGAGCTCACGGTGCGGCGCGTGCAGGGCGCGCTGCGGGGCCGGGCGCGCGGTGAGTGGCGCCGGGGCGCGCGGGCGGGGGCGCGTTCGCCTGGCCTGCCCCTGCCCGGGACCGAGGACTTCCCCTCCTGGAGCAGGGCGCGCCCCCCGCGTCTCCTGG AACGCGAGCAGCTGCAGGCGGAAGCAAGCGAGCGCTTCGCCGCCGGCTACATCCAGTGCATGCACGAGGTGCACACGTTCGTGTCAACGTGCCAGGCAATCGACGCTACCGTCGCCGCCGAGCTCCTGAACCACCTGCTAGAGTCCATGCCGCTGCGCGAGGGCAGCAGCTTCCGGGATCTGCTCGGGGACGCCCTGTCCGGGCCACCGGGAGCCCATGGGCGGAGCAACTGGCCA GTCCCTGGGCCCGGCCTGCACTCCCTGGGGATTGTGTGCATCCTGGCGATGGAAACCACGGCATGGAGTTTGTCTCCAGAGTCACTAAGCAACAGGGAAACGGCCTGTCCCTGGACCATTCTCTTGTTTGTGAGCTTCCAGGAATAA
- the HES6 gene encoding transcription cofactor HES-6 isoform X1: MAPLLAPGRDRAAREDEDGCEARGDRKARKPLVEKKRRARINESLQELRLLLAGAEVQAKLENAEVLELTVRRVQGALRGRARGEWRRGARAGARSPGLPLPGTEDFPSWSRARPPRLLEREQLQAEASERFAAGYIQCMHEVHTFVSTCQAIDATVAAELLNHLLESMPLREGSSFRDLLGDALSGPPGAHGRSNWPVGGALGSPLPSPRGSGDDQSSDLEEVPEAELSWAPAEGPDLVPAALGSLTAARIAQSVWRPW, from the exons ATGGCTCCGCTCTTGGCGCCCGGCCGGGACCGTGCGGCCCGGGAGGATGAGGACGGCTGCGAGGCGCGGGGGGACCGCAAG GCCCGGAAACCCCTAGTGGAGAAGAAGAGGCGCGCGCGGATCAACGAGAGCTTGCAGGAGCTGCGGCTGCTGCTGGCGGGCGCCGAG GTGCAGGCCAAGCTGGAGAACGCCGAGGTGCTGGAGCTCACGGTGCGGCGCGTGCAGGGCGCGCTGCGGGGCCGGGCGCGCGGTGAGTGGCGCCGGGGCGCGCGGGCGGGGGCGCGTTCGCCTGGCCTGCCCCTGCCCGGGACCGAGGACTTCCCCTCCTGGAGCAGGGCGCGCCCCCCGCGTCTCCTGG AACGCGAGCAGCTGCAGGCGGAAGCAAGCGAGCGCTTCGCCGCCGGCTACATCCAGTGCATGCACGAGGTGCACACGTTCGTGTCAACGTGCCAGGCAATCGACGCTACCGTCGCCGCCGAGCTCCTGAACCACCTGCTAGAGTCCATGCCGCTGCGCGAGGGCAGCAGCTTCCGGGATCTGCTCGGGGACGCCCTGTCCGGGCCACCGGGAGCCCATGGGCGGAGCAACTGGCCAGTAGGAGGCGCCCTGGGGTCCCCACTGCCCAGCCCCCGGGGCTCCGGGGACGACCAGTCCTCCGACCTGGAGGAGGTCCCCGAGGCTGAACTGAGCTGGGCGCCTGCCGAGGGGCCGGACTTGGTGCCTGCAGCCCTGGGCAGCCTGACCGCCGCCCGCATAGCCCAGAGTGTCTGGAGACCTTGGTGA
- the HES6 gene encoding transcription cofactor HES-6 isoform X3 — MAPLLAPGRDRAAREDEDGCEARGDRKARKPLVEKKRRARINESLQELRLLLAGAEVQAKLENAEVLELTVRRVQGALRGRAREREQLQAEASERFAAGYIQCMHEVHTFVSTCQAIDATVAAELLNHLLESMPLREGSSFRDLLGDALSGPPGAHGRSNWPVGGALGSPLPSPRGSGDDQSSDLEEVPEAELSWAPAEGPDLVPAALGSLTAARIAQSVWRPW; from the exons ATGGCTCCGCTCTTGGCGCCCGGCCGGGACCGTGCGGCCCGGGAGGATGAGGACGGCTGCGAGGCGCGGGGGGACCGCAAG GCCCGGAAACCCCTAGTGGAGAAGAAGAGGCGCGCGCGGATCAACGAGAGCTTGCAGGAGCTGCGGCTGCTGCTGGCGGGCGCCGAG GTGCAGGCCAAGCTGGAGAACGCCGAGGTGCTGGAGCTCACGGTGCGGCGCGTGCAGGGCGCGCTGCGGGGCCGGGCGCGCG AACGCGAGCAGCTGCAGGCGGAAGCAAGCGAGCGCTTCGCCGCCGGCTACATCCAGTGCATGCACGAGGTGCACACGTTCGTGTCAACGTGCCAGGCAATCGACGCTACCGTCGCCGCCGAGCTCCTGAACCACCTGCTAGAGTCCATGCCGCTGCGCGAGGGCAGCAGCTTCCGGGATCTGCTCGGGGACGCCCTGTCCGGGCCACCGGGAGCCCATGGGCGGAGCAACTGGCCAGTAGGAGGCGCCCTGGGGTCCCCACTGCCCAGCCCCCGGGGCTCCGGGGACGACCAGTCCTCCGACCTGGAGGAGGTCCCCGAGGCTGAACTGAGCTGGGCGCCTGCCGAGGGGCCGGACTTGGTGCCTGCAGCCCTGGGCAGCCTGACCGCCGCCCGCATAGCCCAGAGTGTCTGGAGACCTTGGTGA
- the HES6 gene encoding transcription cofactor HES-6 isoform X4, with product MAPLLAPGRDRAAREDEDGCEARGDRKARKPLVEKKRRARINESLQELRLLLAGAEVQAKLENAEVLELTNASSCRRKQASASPPATSSACTRCTRSCQRARQSTLPSPPSS from the exons ATGGCTCCGCTCTTGGCGCCCGGCCGGGACCGTGCGGCCCGGGAGGATGAGGACGGCTGCGAGGCGCGGGGGGACCGCAAG GCCCGGAAACCCCTAGTGGAGAAGAAGAGGCGCGCGCGGATCAACGAGAGCTTGCAGGAGCTGCGGCTGCTGCTGGCGGGCGCCGAG GTGCAGGCCAAGCTGGAGAACGCCGAGGTGCTGGAGCTCACG AACGCGAGCAGCTGCAGGCGGAAGCAAGCGAGCGCTTCGCCGCCGGCTACATCCAGTGCATGCACGAGGTGCACACGTTCGTGTCAACGTGCCAGGCAATCGACGCTACCGTCGCCGCCGAGCTCCTGA